From the genome of Streptomyces sp. NBC_01304:
AGATGCCGTCGGACGTACGGCCGCAGCGGCCCTTGCGCTGGTTCGCGCTCGCCTGCGAGATCGCCTCGATGGGCAGGCGCTGGACCTTGGTGCGGTGGCTGTAGCGGGAGATGCGGGCGGTGCCCGGGTCGATGACGTACTTGATTCCGGGGACGGTGAGGGAGGTCTCGGCGACGTTCGTTGCCAGAACGATCCTGCGCCCGGTGTGCGCCTGGAACACGCGGTGCTGCTCGGCGTGCGACAGGCGTGCGTAGAGGGGGAGTACTTCCGTGAACCTGTACTTCTTCTTCTCCAGCGCGTCCGCGGTGTCGCGGATCTCGCGCTCGCCGGAGAGGAAGACCAGGATGTCGCCCTTGCCCTCGCCCTGCAGCTCCTCCACGGCATCGCAGATCGCGGTGATCTGGTCGCGGTCGGAGTCTTCGCTGTCCTCTTCGAGGAGGGGCCGGTAGCGGACCTCCACCGGGAACGTACGGCCGGAGACCTCGACGATCGGCGCGTCCCCGAAGTGCCTGCTGAAACGCTCCGGGTCGATGGTCGCCGAGGTGATGACGACCTTCAAGTCCGGGCGTTTGGGGAGGAGTTGGGCCAGGTAGCCGAGCAGGAAGTCGATGTTCAGGGACCGCTCGTGGGCCTCGTCGATGATGATCGTGTCGTACGCGCGCAGCTCGCGGTCCGTCTGGATCTCGGCGAGCAGGATGCCGTCCGTCATCAGCTTCAGGAACGTATTGCCGCCGACCTGATCCGTGAAACGGACCTTCCAGCCGACCGCCTCGCCGAGCGGACTGTTCATCTCGTCGGCCACGCGCTCCGCGACCGTACGCGCGGCGATCCGCCTCGGCTGCGTATGGCCGATCATGCCGCGGACGCCACGGCCCAGCTCCATGCAGATCTTGGGGATCTGCGTCGTCTTGCCGGAGCCGGTCTCGCCCGCGACGATCACGACCTGGTGGTCGCGGATCGCGTCGGCGATCTCGTCCTTCTTCTGGCTGACGGGGAGCTGCTCGGGATACGTGATCGCGGGCAGCGCGGCGCGCCGCTCCTGTATCCGGGCAGCGGACTTCCCGGCCTCGGCGGCGATCTCGTCCAGGACGGCCTGCCGGGCCTCGGGCTTGCGGATGCGCCGGGATCCCTCCAGGCGACGGCCGAGGCGGTGCGCGTCACGGAGCGAGGACTCTTCGAGGAGCTTGCTGAGGTCGGCGTAGGAAGTAGACATACGGCCCCCAGGATCTCACCCGCGATCGAGCGCTGGCGAACGCATTTCTGTCCCGTGTGTGACCAGTGGTGCAGTATTGACCCATGTCCGCACCTCCCCTCCGCCGCCCCTTCGGGGTGCCCGCGCTGCTGAGCCTGCTGCTCGCGGTGCTTGCGGTGGGGCTGTTCTGCGGGCCCGCGACCGCGTCCTCGGCGGCTGCCGACGTACGCGTCGCGTCGGCCGGACCCACCCTTGAGGTGAAGGCCGGCGGGGTCGGCTGCGGCAAGGACAAGCAGGACGAGCGCGGCAGTCAGCCCGCCGCCCCCTCGCGCGGCGGGTCCGTGCAGGAGGCGCTCGGCGCGCTCGCGGCCGCGCACGCCTGCGGCTCCGGATCCGGCGACTTCTCGGCCGAGGCCGCCTTCGCCGCCGTGGACCCCGACCGTGGACCTCCGCCGGGCGATCCGCCCAGCCCCGTCGCCCTCTCCGTGCTGCGCGTGTAGGCCGGGCCCTTCCTCCGGGCCCCCTACGACCGAACGCTCAGCACAGGAGAGACCTGCCATGACCGTTTCCACGCGCCTGGCCGCGCGTGCCCTGACCCATTGGCCGCCGCTGCGGTGGGCCGTCGCGCTCGGCGCCGCCGTGCTCTGCGCCCTGCTCATCGGGCTGCCGACCGCGCTGATCCCGAGCCCGTTCTTCGGCCGCGAGATCCCGCCCGAGTGGTGGAGCCTGCCCGTACTCGTGGGCTCCGCGCTGCTGTCGGGGGTGCTGGTCGCGACGTACGTACGCACCGGCCTGGAGCGCCCGCGCTCGACCTCGCGGCTCGGGCCGGCCGGCGCCGCGCTGTCCTTCCTCGCCGTGGGCTGCCCCGTCTGCAACAAGCTCGTGCTGCTCGCCCTCGGCACCTCGGGTGCCTTGACGATCTGGGCACCGCTGCAGCCCGCGCTCGCCGTCGGGTCGCTGGCGCTGCTCGCCGTGGCCGCCGTGCGGCGCCTCGCGGGCGAGGTCGCGTGCCCGGCCGGCGCCTCTGTCGCCGCCTGACTCCTTCTCGTACCGCCTGAACTTCTTGAACCGCCTTCAGGAGACCAGAACCACCATGTCTTCCAAGACCTCTTCCCCCTCCACCTCCACCGCCCCGAAGAAGCGCGGGCTCGCCATCGGCGCCGGTGTCGTCGCCGCCGCGCTGCTCTTCGGCTACTTCTCGTACGCGGCCACCAAGCCCGAATCGCCCTCGTCCGGAGCCGTCGCCGACGTGTCCGCCGAGGACCGGAGCAGCGGCGGCCACCCCGAGCTCGAGAAGCTCGCCCGCCGCGACGCCAAGGACCCCCTCGCACAGGGCAGGGCCGACGCACCCGTCGTGCTGATCGAGTACGCCGACTTCAAGTGCGGCTTCTGCGGGAAGTTCGCCCGCGACACCGAGCCGGAACTCGTGAAGAAATACGTCGACTCCGGTGTCCTGCGCATCGAGTGGCGCAACATGCCGATCTTCGGCAAGGAGTCCGAGGCCGCCGCGCGGGCCGCCTGGGCGGCGGGGCAGCAGGGGCGCTTCTGGCAGTTCCACGAGGCGGCGTACGCGGAGGGCTCGAAGGAGAAGGGCTTCGGCGGCGACCGGCTGGACGAGTTGGCGCGTACGGCCGGGGTGAAGGACCTCGACCGGTTCCGCGCCGACCGCGACGGCGATGCCGCGAAGAAGGCCGTGGCCAAGGACAGCGGCGAGGCCTACGAACTGGGCGCCACCTCGACCCCTTCCTTCCTGATCAACGGCACACCCCTCGCGGGCGCCCAGCCCACGGAGACCTTCACCGAGGCGATCGAGGCCGCCGAGGCTGCCGCCAAGGGGGCCAAGTGACGGGCGACATCGGCTACTTGGCGGCCTTCCTCGGCGGACTGCTCGCGCTGCTCAGCCCCTGCAGTGCGCTGCTGCTTCCCGCGTTCTTCGCGTACTCGATCGACAGCTCCTCGCGACTGCTCGCCCGCACCGGGATCTTCTACCTGGGCCTCGCGACCACGCTGGTGCCGCTGGGCGCGGCGGGCTCGTACGCCGGGCGCTTCTTCTACGGCAACCGGGATGCCCTGGTGCTGGTGGGCGGCTGGCTGATCATCGGGCTCGGGGTGCTGCAGATCCTCGGCATGGGCTTCGCCTCGCGGCGCATGGCCGAGCTGTCCGGGCGCATCCGGCCGACGACCGGGCTCTCCGTCTACGCCCTCGGCGCGGTGTACGGGCTCGCGGGCTTCTGCGCGGGGCCGATCCTCGGCAGCGTCCTGACGGTGGCGGCGCTCGGCGGGAATCCCGGCTACGGGGGTGCGCTGCTCGCGGTGTACGCGCTCGGCATGGCGGTGCCGCTGTTCCTGCTCGCCCTGCTCTGGGAGCGCTTCGACCTGGGCAGGCGGCGCTGGCTGCGGGGGCGGACGCTGTCCCTCGGCCGCTTCGAGCTGCATACGACCTCGCTGCTCTCGGGGCTGTTCTTCATCGCGCTCGGCGCCCTCTTCCTCGCGTACGACGGGACGACGGCGCTGCCCGGACTCCTCTCCGTGGACGCCTCGTTCGAGGCCGAGCAGTGGGCACGCGGGGTCGGCGACACGGTGCCGGACTGGGCGGTCCTGGCCGCTGTGGTGGCCGTGGTGGGGCTGGCCTTCGGAGTACGCGAGTGGCGTCGGCGTACGCGTGGGGAGGGCGCTGCGGTGGAGGGCTGACGGGGCTCTTGCCGGGGTGGGGGTGCGTGAGTACGTTCACGGCGGCAGGGGTCGGATCTGGCCAAGGGGGCGCCCCGGCTCCACGTCGAGGACGTGGTTAACCTTGGGCCCCCCACGAGGGCTTTCCGCCGGCTGCCGAGTGCGCTCAATTCCTGGTCCAGTGCGCCCAGATGGTGCCGCACTCGCCCTTCTTGCGCGCGCTGGCCGCCAACCCCCAATCGGCGCAGGGCACGGACTGGACCCTCATCGGCTCGGACGCCGACACGGTGGTCCCCTCGGCCTCGGCGCTCGCGATGGGCGCGGCCCACAAGGTGGTGTACGACGCCGGGTCGGGCCTGGACCACGCGGATCTGCAGCACGCGACCACGGGGACGTACACCTTGCGCAGCTGGGACGCGCGAACCGGCCACTGGCGTACGACGGGCTCGGGGGCGGCGCCGGTGGGGGTGGCCGGGGCCGGGCTGTTCTGGCAGGGACGGCGCTGAGTCGTTCGTTCTGGTGGCCGGGCCTGGAAACGACGAAACCCCCGTCCGGAGACGAGGGTTTCGATCAAGTGGCTGGGGCCGGGATCGAACCGGCGACCTATCGCTTTTCAGGCGATCGCTCGTACCAACTGAGCTACCCAGCCACGCGGCTCTTGCGAGCTGCAGCGGTCCTGACGGGATTTGAACCCGCGGCCTCCACCTTGACAGGGTGGCGAGCACTCCAAACTGCTCCACAGGACCAAGCTTGTGCGGGAACAAGTCTCGCACAGGATGTTGCGTGCCCCCAACGGGATTCGAACCCGTGCTACCGCCTTGAAAGGGCGGCGTCCTGGGCCACTAGACGATGAGGGCTAATTGGCCCGCCTGGGCGCTTCTCAGCGCGTCGGGGACGTGAGAAGCATATGGGATGCACCTGGCTATCGCCAAAACGGTTTGGGGGGACCTCTACGGTGACCTCCCTGGTGGGGTG
Proteins encoded in this window:
- a CDS encoding cytochrome c biogenesis CcdA family protein, coding for MTGDIGYLAAFLGGLLALLSPCSALLLPAFFAYSIDSSSRLLARTGIFYLGLATTLVPLGAAGSYAGRFFYGNRDALVLVGGWLIIGLGVLQILGMGFASRRMAELSGRIRPTTGLSVYALGAVYGLAGFCAGPILGSVLTVAALGGNPGYGGALLAVYALGMAVPLFLLALLWERFDLGRRRWLRGRTLSLGRFELHTTSLLSGLFFIALGALFLAYDGTTALPGLLSVDASFEAEQWARGVGDTVPDWAVLAAVVAVVGLAFGVREWRRRTRGEGAAVEG
- a CDS encoding DsbA family protein encodes the protein MSSKTSSPSTSTAPKKRGLAIGAGVVAAALLFGYFSYAATKPESPSSGAVADVSAEDRSSGGHPELEKLARRDAKDPLAQGRADAPVVLIEYADFKCGFCGKFARDTEPELVKKYVDSGVLRIEWRNMPIFGKESEAAARAAWAAGQQGRFWQFHEAAYAEGSKEKGFGGDRLDELARTAGVKDLDRFRADRDGDAAKKAVAKDSGEAYELGATSTPSFLINGTPLAGAQPTETFTEAIEAAEAAAKGAK